TTGATGATCTTGAAATCTCATCGCCGCCCCCTTTTCCGCATTTTTGGAGAAACCAACTCTTCTAGTGAAGTCATTTTCATAAGAGGATCAAACTGAAAGAGCGATAAAAATGCCTCAGACGCATCTAATATAAAAGAAATTTTTAATAAGGAGTCTAAAGAAATTTTTCCTGTTTGTTCAAATTTTTTAATCACAGCATAACTAACACCAGAGCGCTCCGATAAACCAATCTGACTCAGATTCAAAGACAAACGCTTTGCCCGCGCCTGCTTGGCTATATGAGCTGAAACTTCACTAGGCGTCATTAATACTGATATCATAATATCCTTTATGGCTAAATTTTGCTTATTATAGATATAATAGTATCAGTTATGAAATTTGTCAAGAAAATCATTCCAAAAATCTCTCTGGCACTTTTTGTAAAAGAGGATTACCATATGCCTAAACTAAAATAAGGCTGAGGACTCCTATGGATCTTACTTCACACTCTTTAACCGATATCACCCTTGTCACCATGATTGCCGTTTT
The Alphaproteobacteria bacterium DNA segment above includes these coding regions:
- a CDS encoding helix-turn-helix transcriptional regulator; this translates as MISVLMTPSEVSAHIAKQARAKRLSLNLSQIGLSERSGVSYAVIKKFEQTGKISLDSLLKISFILDASEAFLSLFQFDPLMKMTSLEELVSPKMRKRGRR